Proteins co-encoded in one Sulfurimonas sp. HSL1-2 genomic window:
- a CDS encoding restriction endonuclease subunit S, with product MSTTLGEHITTQKGFAFKSKWYVTEGQPIVKVSDFTSDSIDPRNLICIPKELAREYSKYQLQQNDIIIQTVGSWPSNPASVVGKTIRVPRSTNGALLNQNAVKVIPNKTIDQTYLFYLLRNNDFKDYIVGTAQGAASQASITLDSIRSFKFDLPHLDKQRKIASILSTYDDLIENNNRRIAILEEMARRLYREWFVKFRFPGHEAIKMVDSELGKIPEGWEVVKLFDIAAPTYGFAFKSKLFTDDGNGIPVVRIRDIPKGLSNTFTQEHPKKEDQILQNGDLLIGMDGDFHMGKWSGGHAYLNQRVVKITPFDNYSKYFVFLSFQKPILDLNKSIVGTTVAHLGDKHLKEIKIILPEEGSRKQAERLLDALFDKEINLKLRNRNLQKQRNMLLPKLISGKINLLYGK from the coding sequence GTGTCAACTACGTTAGGTGAGCACATCACGACACAAAAAGGGTTCGCTTTTAAAAGTAAATGGTATGTCACAGAGGGGCAACCCATCGTTAAGGTTAGTGATTTTACTTCGGACTCCATTGATCCAAGGAATCTAATTTGTATACCAAAAGAGCTAGCACGGGAATATTCCAAATATCAGCTTCAACAAAATGACATTATTATTCAAACTGTTGGCTCTTGGCCAAGCAATCCAGCATCTGTTGTAGGTAAAACGATACGTGTACCAAGAAGTACTAATGGGGCACTCCTTAATCAAAATGCTGTTAAAGTCATCCCAAACAAGACTATAGACCAAACATATCTATTTTACTTGTTAAGAAACAACGATTTTAAAGATTATATAGTCGGTACTGCACAAGGGGCAGCAAGCCAAGCCAGTATTACATTGGATTCAATTCGTTCATTTAAATTCGACTTGCCACATTTGGATAAGCAACGGAAAATCGCTTCCATCCTCTCCACCTACGACGACCTGATCGAAAACAACAACCGTCGCATCGCCATCCTCGAAGAGATGGCCCGAAGACTCTACCGCGAATGGTTTGTCAAATTCCGCTTTCCGGGGCATGAAGCGATCAAGATGGTTGACTCGGAGCTTGGGAAGATCCCGGAAGGGTGGGAGGTTGTTAAACTTTTTGACATCGCAGCTCCAACATATGGTTTTGCATTTAAATCTAAGCTATTCACCGATGATGGGAATGGAATCCCCGTTGTACGTATTAGAGATATTCCGAAGGGGTTGTCAAATACGTTTACCCAGGAACATCCAAAAAAAGAAGATCAAATTCTTCAAAATGGCGATTTGCTTATTGGTATGGATGGTGATTTTCACATGGGGAAATGGTCCGGAGGTCATGCGTACTTGAATCAGCGAGTAGTTAAGATTACTCCGTTTGATAATTATTCGAAATACTTTGTTTTTCTCTCGTTCCAAAAACCTATTTTGGATCTGAACAAATCGATTGTAGGTACTACGGTTGCCCATTTGGGAGATAAACATTTAAAAGAAATCAAGATAATTTTGCCAGAAGAAGGAAGTCGGAAACAAGCGGAAAGGTTGTTAGATGCATTGTTCGACAAAGAAATTAATCTAAAGCTTAGGAATCGGAATCTTCAAAAGCAACGAAATATGCTACTACCGAAACTTATCTCGGGAAAGATTAACCTTCTATATGGCAAATAG
- a CDS encoding DUF4238 domain-containing protein, which translates to MANRKNQHFVPQYYFRYFSKGQSSINVLLKDSGKIIENAPIKGQCSKNNFYGSVEIESLFSKIEGRHSAVLKKIQSINSKKEFIEYATMCDEAPELGLNPDLLELLQAIMFQKSRTEFEAKKHSEMFGQVIKEVFLKDMELQVNDEILKYKEFLDISTDLTDTVLMTLEIATKRTALISDLGIYILKNKTSTEFIFSDAPVVIYNKYYQNVHLRGVLGLQSPGLMIFYPITPDTCILLLDEAVYHGASNFVEITNTHDIASINKLQLHHSLNAIYFSENVSPKYIRKLWKQQRHSFRTDKMKVVVASALDHKGNDMGEVMHSYEPQIPYSLNLSFITSEVRGDKDYDNSYRNPELIAEVEKEIKPSQQ; encoded by the coding sequence ATGGCAAATAGAAAAAACCAGCATTTCGTTCCACAATATTATTTTCGTTATTTTTCAAAAGGACAATCAAGCATAAATGTCCTGCTTAAAGATAGTGGAAAAATCATTGAAAATGCACCAATCAAAGGCCAATGTTCAAAAAACAATTTTTACGGATCTGTTGAAATTGAAAGCCTATTTTCAAAAATTGAGGGACGACACAGTGCAGTTTTAAAAAAAATTCAATCAATTAACTCAAAAAAAGAATTTATTGAATATGCCACTATGTGCGATGAAGCCCCAGAACTTGGATTGAATCCAGATTTGCTTGAATTACTGCAAGCAATTATGTTTCAAAAATCAAGAACGGAGTTTGAAGCGAAAAAACATAGTGAGATGTTTGGGCAAGTAATTAAAGAAGTATTTTTAAAGGATATGGAACTACAAGTAAACGATGAAATTCTCAAATATAAAGAATTTCTAGATATATCGACGGATTTAACAGATACAGTTCTGATGACACTAGAAATTGCCACAAAAAGAACAGCATTGATCTCAGACTTAGGAATTTATATTCTGAAAAACAAAACATCTACAGAATTTATTTTTAGTGATGCACCAGTAGTTATTTATAATAAGTATTATCAAAATGTTCACTTACGTGGCGTTCTTGGGTTACAATCTCCTGGATTAATGATTTTTTATCCTATTACGCCTGATACATGTATTTTATTATTAGACGAAGCTGTTTATCACGGAGCCAGTAACTTTGTTGAGATCACAAATACTCACGACATTGCGAGTATCAACAAGTTGCAGTTGCATCATAGTTTGAATGCAATCTATTTTTCGGAAAATGTCAGCCCTAAATATATTAGAAAACTATGGAAGCAACAGCGACATAGTTTTAGAACAGATAAGATGAAGGTTGTAGTTGCTTCGGCTTTAGATCATAAAGGGAATGATATGGGAGAAGTTATGCATTCATATGAACCCCAGATACCGTATTCACTAAATTTGTCATTCATCACATCCGAAGTGCGAGGTGATAAAGATTATGATAACTCGTACAGAAACCCGGAGTTAATTGCTGAAGTCGAGAAGGAAATAAAACCTTCTCAACAATAG
- a CDS encoding XRE family transcriptional regulator, translating into MLAQRIERARKTSGLSLRDLAAKVGVSQTAINKFEKGTLTPDSTMLIKLAKALNVKVGYFLRSTTLELEKPEYRKKSTLSAKKLQMIEGKILDLIERRMELESLFPKPPVQEFVIPSNLPEQVTSMDEIEEVAKSVREQWQLGLNPIPELVDVLESKGVRVFEIGESADSKFDGLAAKVNGQRVIVISSNWSGDRQRFTMAHELGHLILEGRLIDELDEELACHRFAGAFLLPEDAIWSELGEFRTRLELQELLMLKQEFGISMSGILYRAKDLGIIKQSYHKQLMIEFSKRRWRKNEPQPYPAEKPHHFKQLVFHALAEEYIGESKAADLMDMSVHKFYQLRMIEDGHAASDQ; encoded by the coding sequence ATGTTGGCCCAACGCATAGAACGTGCGCGTAAGACTTCCGGATTGTCGTTACGCGATTTGGCAGCAAAAGTTGGTGTAAGCCAGACAGCTATCAACAAATTTGAGAAAGGGACTTTAACTCCCGACTCAACAATGTTGATCAAACTCGCAAAAGCCCTGAATGTGAAAGTCGGATATTTTCTGCGTTCAACGACACTGGAACTTGAAAAACCGGAATACCGTAAAAAGAGTACGCTTTCTGCAAAAAAACTGCAGATGATAGAGGGAAAAATCCTTGATTTGATTGAACGTCGGATGGAGCTTGAATCACTTTTTCCGAAGCCGCCGGTCCAGGAATTTGTCATCCCTAGTAATTTGCCAGAGCAAGTTACATCGATGGATGAAATTGAAGAAGTGGCAAAGTCGGTACGAGAACAGTGGCAACTGGGGTTAAACCCGATTCCGGAACTCGTGGATGTGCTTGAAAGCAAGGGGGTCCGTGTATTTGAAATAGGGGAAAGCGCTGATAGCAAATTTGACGGTTTGGCCGCCAAAGTGAATGGTCAGCGTGTCATTGTAATCTCTAGTAATTGGTCCGGTGACCGTCAGCGGTTCACCATGGCACATGAGCTCGGACACCTTATCCTTGAAGGACGTCTTATCGATGAACTGGATGAAGAGCTTGCTTGCCACCGTTTTGCAGGAGCATTCTTGCTGCCGGAAGATGCAATCTGGTCTGAACTTGGCGAATTTCGAACCCGACTGGAGCTCCAGGAATTGCTGATGCTCAAACAGGAGTTCGGTATCAGTATGTCCGGGATCCTGTATCGTGCAAAAGATCTTGGAATCATCAAGCAGAGCTATCATAAACAGTTGATGATTGAGTTCTCGAAGCGGCGCTGGCGTAAAAATGAGCCTCAACCATATCCGGCAGAAAAACCGCACCATTTCAAGCAATTGGTATTTCATGCTTTGGCCGAAGAATATATCGGGGAATCAAAAGCTGCGGATTTGATGGATATGAGTGTCCATAAATTTTATCAATTACGAATGATTGAGGATGGGCATGCAGCTTCTGATCAGTGA
- a CDS encoding PIN domain-containing protein, whose translation MQLLISDTNIIIDLDVCGLIEKMFDLSYAFAVPDVLYIEELEEQHGELPAYGLLIKSLESEKVDYAVALQAKHIETSPNDLFALALAKQEECPLLTGDMALRTVAAEEEIEIKGTLWIVEQMVVQGIIGIDRAEGAFEDMKMKQRRLPWKEVERMLERLRDKLE comes from the coding sequence ATGCAGCTTCTGATCAGTGATACAAATATTATCATTGATCTCGATGTGTGCGGGCTCATCGAAAAGATGTTTGACCTCTCATATGCGTTTGCAGTGCCTGATGTACTGTACATTGAAGAGCTTGAGGAGCAGCACGGAGAGTTGCCTGCCTATGGGTTATTGATCAAATCGCTTGAATCAGAAAAAGTCGATTATGCTGTTGCGCTTCAGGCCAAGCATATAGAAACCAGCCCAAATGATCTGTTTGCCCTTGCTTTGGCGAAACAGGAAGAGTGCCCTCTTTTGACAGGGGACATGGCATTGCGTACTGTAGCTGCTGAAGAAGAAATTGAGATCAAAGGGACACTCTGGATTGTAGAACAAATGGTTGTTCAGGGTATCATTGGCATTGATCGTGCCGAGGGAGCATTTGAGGATATGAAAATGAAGCAGCGCAGGTTACCTTGGAAAGAAGTTGAGCGAATGCTTGAACGGCTCAGGGATAAATTGGAATAG
- a CDS encoding type I restriction endonuclease subunit R: MSYSEDALVEQPAIQFFEGMDWESCHCYDETFGLEGTLGREDRSKVFLFGRLYEAIEKLNPGLENHVIQEAIEELTRDRSSMSVIAANEEVYDFIKDGVKINIIDEDSEDTVTVKIIDWDVPKNNNFLLTSQLWITGEVETRRMDLVGFVNGLPLVFIELKTSHRKLINAYKDNLKDYRSTIPQLFWYNQLIILSNGIQSRVGTISSGWEHFAEWKKVESEKEERRVSLEVMLRGTCDKTRLLDIIENFILYIRKKETVKIVAKYHQYLGVNEALAGVRHIKELEGKLGVYWHTQGSGKSFSMIFFSKKIFRKIPGNWTFVLITDRTDLDDQIYKGFQAAGVLIQECQAESGDDLKQLLKEDHRYVFTLIQKFGTKGGETFPELSDRDDVIVITDEAHRSQYASLAMNMRKALPNAAFIAFTGTPLLAGEEKTKEVFGDYVSIYNFSDAVEDKATLPLYYENRVPEVNLNREDLGEEIVDILDQADLTDEQEAKLEREFANAYHIITREERLDTIADDIVEHYMGREFMGKAMVVSIDKATAIRMYDKVQKAWKHKLGRLKVKSRVMYGSKLAKIKEDIAYMERTDMAVVVSGGQNEYERLAAKGIDLRPHRERMQRERLDEKFKDPDDPLNIVFVCAMWLTGFDAPFTSTLYLDKPLKNHTLMQTIARANRVYPGKPNGQVVDYINIFGALQEALGRYGHGVKEPSTGYGEESDTPAQDKTVLLHALENAIFELQKYLRERKIDLDEIITANTDDFVKLRLLDEASEILLEPANEDEFTSYVRQINRIFKGILPDTRADIYVRQRVAINVIYRQMKIKSGEDIDDEDVLQVIRNQVNELLDESIETVAIESHLPEPVDISNIDFEALAKMLDRIEKPKTSDADKLKNLIARKLPNMVKRNKLRQQLQEKFQELVDQYNLGAYTTEEFFEKLKQFIRDELDPEEKRAMREGLSEAELAIFDLLVSEVHLSEKERNDIKRIAKDLLEKLKETLVIDWRKKQRSKAQVKRVIEDVLDELPASYDDTIWPHSVELVYQHVFDAYSGREQSVY, encoded by the coding sequence ATGAGCTATAGTGAGGACGCTTTAGTAGAACAACCTGCCATTCAATTCTTTGAGGGAATGGATTGGGAAAGCTGCCACTGCTATGATGAAACTTTTGGTCTGGAAGGAACTCTTGGTCGAGAGGACCGTTCGAAAGTTTTCCTATTCGGTCGTCTTTATGAAGCTATCGAGAAACTAAATCCCGGACTTGAGAACCATGTCATTCAAGAAGCAATAGAAGAACTGACGCGCGATCGATCTTCCATGAGCGTTATTGCTGCAAACGAAGAGGTCTACGATTTTATTAAAGATGGCGTCAAAATCAATATCATTGACGAGGACAGCGAGGACACAGTAACCGTAAAAATCATTGACTGGGACGTTCCGAAAAACAACAACTTCCTTCTCACATCGCAGCTATGGATTACCGGGGAAGTTGAAACTCGGCGAATGGACCTGGTCGGATTCGTGAATGGCCTCCCGCTCGTTTTCATTGAACTCAAAACCTCGCACCGGAAACTCATTAACGCATACAAAGACAACCTCAAGGACTACCGCTCAACTATCCCCCAGCTTTTCTGGTACAACCAGCTGATCATCCTTTCAAACGGCATCCAGTCCCGGGTAGGAACGATCTCAAGCGGCTGGGAGCATTTCGCCGAATGGAAAAAGGTTGAAAGTGAAAAAGAAGAGCGTCGCGTCAGCCTAGAAGTAATGCTGCGCGGTACCTGCGACAAAACCCGCCTGCTGGATATCATCGAGAATTTCATTCTTTATATCCGAAAAAAAGAGACGGTGAAGATCGTTGCCAAGTATCACCAGTACCTCGGAGTCAACGAAGCGCTCGCAGGAGTGCGGCATATCAAGGAACTCGAAGGCAAGCTAGGGGTCTACTGGCATACCCAGGGGAGCGGCAAAAGCTTTTCCATGATCTTCTTCTCGAAAAAGATCTTCCGAAAAATACCGGGGAACTGGACGTTCGTCTTGATCACTGACCGTACCGATCTGGACGACCAGATATATAAGGGTTTTCAGGCTGCAGGGGTTTTGATACAGGAGTGCCAGGCGGAGTCTGGCGATGATCTGAAACAACTCCTGAAAGAAGACCATCGGTATGTCTTCACACTGATACAGAAGTTCGGTACAAAGGGTGGAGAGACCTTCCCGGAACTCTCCGATCGTGATGATGTCATTGTCATTACGGATGAAGCACACCGAAGCCAGTATGCATCGTTGGCAATGAACATGCGCAAGGCATTGCCGAATGCCGCCTTTATCGCCTTTACCGGAACGCCGTTGCTTGCCGGTGAAGAGAAGACGAAAGAGGTCTTTGGCGACTATGTCAGTATCTACAATTTCTCCGATGCCGTTGAGGATAAAGCAACGCTGCCACTTTATTATGAAAACCGGGTACCGGAGGTCAATCTCAACCGAGAGGATCTCGGCGAGGAGATCGTCGATATCCTCGACCAGGCGGATCTTACCGACGAGCAGGAGGCAAAACTTGAGCGCGAGTTTGCCAATGCCTACCACATCATCACCCGCGAGGAACGGCTTGATACCATCGCAGACGATATCGTCGAGCACTATATGGGGCGCGAGTTCATGGGCAAGGCTATGGTTGTTTCGATTGATAAGGCAACGGCTATCCGAATGTATGACAAAGTGCAGAAAGCCTGGAAACACAAACTGGGGCGACTGAAGGTGAAGTCCCGCGTGATGTACGGTTCCAAACTGGCAAAGATCAAAGAAGACATAGCCTATATGGAGCGAACCGATATGGCCGTTGTCGTCTCCGGAGGCCAGAACGAATACGAGCGTCTTGCTGCGAAGGGAATCGACCTAAGACCCCATCGGGAGCGGATGCAGCGAGAGAGGCTGGACGAAAAGTTTAAAGACCCCGACGATCCGCTGAACATCGTGTTCGTTTGTGCCATGTGGCTGACCGGATTCGATGCCCCGTTCACGTCCACGCTCTACCTAGATAAACCGTTGAAAAACCATACGTTGATGCAGACCATCGCACGGGCCAACCGGGTCTATCCGGGCAAGCCAAACGGACAGGTCGTGGACTATATCAATATCTTTGGAGCACTGCAGGAAGCACTGGGACGATACGGCCACGGTGTCAAGGAGCCTTCAACCGGATACGGCGAAGAATCTGATACACCGGCGCAGGATAAAACCGTACTGTTGCATGCCCTTGAAAATGCTATTTTTGAGCTGCAAAAGTATTTGCGTGAACGTAAAATCGATCTTGATGAGATTATCACTGCGAATACGGATGACTTTGTGAAGCTCCGACTGCTTGATGAAGCAAGTGAAATCCTTCTTGAACCGGCCAACGAAGATGAGTTCACTTCCTATGTGAGACAGATAAACCGGATATTCAAAGGCATCCTTCCTGATACGCGAGCCGATATCTACGTGCGGCAGCGTGTTGCGATAAACGTCATTTATCGTCAGATGAAGATCAAGAGTGGCGAAGACATCGATGACGAGGATGTACTGCAGGTGATCCGCAACCAGGTCAACGAGTTACTGGATGAATCCATAGAAACTGTAGCAATTGAATCCCACCTCCCTGAACCTGTCGACATCTCCAATATTGATTTTGAAGCATTGGCGAAGATGCTGGATCGTATCGAAAAGCCGAAGACATCAGATGCCGATAAACTGAAAAACCTTATTGCCCGAAAGCTGCCAAATATGGTAAAGCGCAACAAGCTTCGTCAGCAACTGCAGGAAAAGTTCCAGGAACTGGTGGATCAATACAATCTGGGAGCATACACGACCGAAGAGTTCTTTGAGAAACTCAAACAGTTTATCCGTGATGAACTAGATCCGGAAGAAAAACGTGCAATGCGTGAAGGACTTAGTGAAGCTGAGCTGGCGATATTCGACCTTCTGGTGTCGGAAGTTCATCTGAGCGAGAAAGAGCGCAACGACATTAAACGTATTGCGAAGGATCTGCTCGAAAAACTCAAAGAAACACTGGTGATTGACTGGCGTAAAAAGCAGCGCTCCAAAGCACAGGTGAAACGTGTAATTGAGGATGTTCTGGATGAATTACCAGCAAGTTATGATGATACGATTTGGCCACATTCTGTGGAGTTGGTTTATCAGCATGTCTTTGATGCCTATAGTGGTCGAGAACAGAGCGTTTACTGA